A stretch of DNA from Brachyspira pilosicoli:
GAAAATTATTATTTAGCACCTTTTTCTATAAGAATCTTTGATATTTCATCTTGCTTAAAAATAATAGAAAATATTAATGGTGTTGCACTATCTTATATTTTGGCATTTATATTAATTTTCTTATCATCTGTAAATTTGAAACTTCTTCAATATCACCAGATGTGTTATATACGATAAGAATTCTGCTTCATTTTGAGCTTTTTTTTTGGATATAGTGCATCAAGTATACAATACTGCCATTAATGCAATTTTATTCATATAAACATCTTTATAAAAATATTTTAGTTATAATATACTAATTATATTTTTTATAAATATGATTAGTAGAAATTAAGTAATATAAAAAATATTAATTTTTAAGAAAAATACATAAATACTATTGACATAGTTATTATTTTTATTAAAATTAAACTATCAAGTTTTAATAATGGGTTTATATTATGAATAATACTAATACTAATAAAACAATTAAATTTCCAAAATCATCAACAATATTTATAGATGGGCAAGACCCTAAATATAAATTTTATATAATTATCAAAGGTAAAGTTTTAGCATATAATTATTTTGCAGATGATTATACTATAGAATATAAAGAAGGTGAAATAATAGGACTTTTTAATGCCGTTATAAATGAACCTTTCACATCAACAGTTAAAGCAATAGAAGATGTTGAAGTTTTAGAAATGAGTGTTTATGAGATAGAAAAGATAGATAATCCTAATATAATAAATAAAATATATGAGTATTTGCTTCTTAATTTGGAGAGATGGATTAATAGATATTATTATTTTTTGAATAAAGTTAGTACAACTTATAATTATTACACTGATAAAAATAGAATAGATATGATTAGTATGGCTAGTATTTATGAAGAGAATGGTTATACTGATGCAGCATCAAAGATATATGCTAAATATTTGGAATTAAATCCTAATGCTGAAGATATTGGAGTTGTAAGAAATAAAATAGATAAATTAGGACAAATAGAAGAGCCTGAATATATAGATAATAATGTTTATAAATTTAAAAAGGGATATTGTTTATATACAGAGTTTCAGTATAATGATTATATTTATATTATTAGATACGGAAAAGTTGGAGTATATAATATATTTAATTCAAGACAAGTTACAAGAAGGGTGTGTGTAAATAATGAAATACTTAATGGATATGCCCCTAAAAGTGATATTAGGCCTCTCTTTACTACAGCAATAGTTCTTCAA
This window harbors:
- a CDS encoding Crp/Fnr family transcriptional regulator, with product MNNTNTNKTIKFPKSSTIFIDGQDPKYKFYIIIKGKVLAYNYFADDYTIEYKEGEIIGLFNAVINEPFTSTVKAIEDVEVLEMSVYEIEKIDNPNIINKIYEYLLLNLERWINRYYYFLNKVSTTYNYYTDKNRIDMISMASIYEENGYTDAASKIYAKYLELNPNAEDIGVVRNKIDKLGQIEEPEYIDNNVYKFKKGYCLYTEFQYNDYIYIIRYGKVGVYNIFNSRQVTRRVCVNNEILNGYAPKSDIRPLFTTAIVLQDSVIQLAKKEEFMELILKDNSIRLYLIKVMSMRVYITISRIKSFNANNNVSKFVIILEALIKYELIFKNSRQIIFPYNFNDLCSMVGITADANKEAELKKIKSVSITDDGHIMVRDTEEFYEEYEIYKQRTSNKIKK